AAAAAATATAGAACGTGCATTCTCTTTAGGACAATTAGAGTTCTTACTCAGTTTTCTTAAACAATGTCTACACAAACTTGCTGCCTTTGCACCATTGGAAATGAATTAAAGCTAGATGCTCTTGAGATATAGATATTTGAATTGTGCATGATTGTTTGATTGACATACTTCTGTCTGCTTTGACCCTGCTTGTTTGTGTAACTAAGTCCACCTTCAAACTGTAGGAGATTGATTGTTGGCTCAAACAAAGCTGAAACTTGTTTGACAATTGATGGTGTTGTCTAAGCAAACTTAATGTGTCCTTAAAAAAAAGCACTGTCATGTGGTGACATACTGCCTAAGTTCGGTTTCCCTGTACATAAATCAGATTTTGAGATTGATCATATATCTTGAATTGAGGTTATCTTGAAGATGTTCGTGCTCTTATTGGTGACAGTGTGGAGTAGATGTCCATGCAATTGATAGGGTGCTTCTTTGATCTTCCAGGCCTTCTCTATACGCAAATATCAACTGCAATGTGCTATCTACCGCTGTCATTTGTAGACAGACCTCTATTGTTAGATCACTTTTGTAGGTAAGATTCTCAGAACATAGTCAATCATGACCCGTAGCTTCCCACtagaatattttttgaatttgccCTCTTTGTTACATGGGATTTAAATTGCTATATATGTATAAGCTTCTGAATCAAGTTGTTGCTTGTTTACTTATCTGCGGAGTGTTCTTAAATGGCATTACTATGATCAGGCTGGCATCAAGATGGACTTAAAGGTGAGAGTTGGATCCTGGTCTTGATGCTGCGAAGTGGATATTCATGTAGTGGCAAACTCAACTTGCAGAGCCACAAGCTCAGTTGAAGCTGGGAGCTCATCTAAAGCTGCGAGCTCACCCAAAGACGCGAGCTCAACTCAAGTTGCGAGCACGTTAAAGTGTGAGTTGTTAAGGTTTTTGGTGAACCCTCAGTTAAAATGCAAGCAGGGTTCACATATGCTGATGTCGATGTTTTGTTTAGTCTGCTTGTTTGAGATTACTTGTTAAAGCAAGCAGAGTtagtattgatttgatgtttttaagtACTGATTTACCTAATCAGTTTGTGTGCAAGTTTTATCTTTgcattttcaaggtgatttgGTGGGATTTGTTGATTATTTGTAACCACTATACCTATATATTGTAATTCATGTGGAATGAGAGGATGATGAGAATTTGATAGCAATTCATAAAAAATTGCTAagtattttccttgttttctctctatttttcattGTTCTGTTCTCTCATCTTCTCAAAACACCaataattggtatcagagcctaaGTTTTTGAGGGCCTTGTGTGTGTTTTTCTTGTTGAAAAGAGTGTTGATTGTATCTTGTTTGTATTGCAATGTCATCTGAAAGTTTTACACCATCTCCACCTCTTATCTTTGCTGGAGAGAACTACCATTTTTGGGTAGTGAAGACGAAAACATATCTACAAGCATATGACTTGTGGGAAGTTGTTGATTCAGACAAAGAACCACTAACTTTGCGAGCTAATCTAACTATAGCTCAAATTAAACAGCACATTGATAAAGTTGCTAAAAAGTATAAGGCTTTGTTCTGCCTTCAAAATGGTGTGTCTAATGTTATTTTCATAAGAATAATAGCTTGTGAAACTTCAAAACAAGCCTAGGATAAGTTAAAGGAAGAGCTCCAGGGGATTGAGAAAATAAGGCAGCAACAACTTTTGAATTTGAGGAGAGACTTTGAGAACCTGAAGATAAAGGAAACTAGAACAATCAAACAGTATGCAGACATGATCATATCCATTGTCAACAACATAAGGCTGCTTGGCGATTAGTTCAGCGATTAAAAGGTTGTTGAAAAAGTCATCATAACATTGCCAGAGAAGTATGAGTCCAAGATCTCATCCTTGGAGGACTCGAGAGACTTGACAACAATCTCTCTGTTAGAGCTCATAAATGCTCTATATGTacagaaacaaaaaaagagcGAGCAAAGAAAAGGGGCACGCAAAAGGTGCTTACCAAGCAAGAAACAAGGAGAGTCCATGTTCTTCAAGAAATAAAGGCAAGAAGAAATGgaatcaaacaaaagaaaggCCAAAAAGAGATGGTGAGAAGAAAAAGTATCCACCATGCTCTAATTGCaagaaaataagtcatttagaaaagttttgttaGACCAGACCTCGTGTGTAGTGTAAAAACTATAAGCAATTTGGCCATGATGTTATAATTTGCAAAAACAAAGTGCAGCAGCAACAATAGCAGTCTAATCAAGCTCAAGCTGCTGATGAAAATCAAGCTCAGGAGGAGCTCGCATTCACTGCTTCATGCTTTGCAATCAACAACCAAGACAAGAAAAATTGGTTGATTGACAGTGGTCGCACAAAGCATATGGTTTCAGATGAAATCATGTTCAAGGAGATTGACATAACCTTCAGTTCGAGAATTAGAGTTGGAAATGACCAGATCATTGAACCTAAGGGAAAGGGAGATGTTCAGGTTGGCACTCCAACAAGTACAAAAGTTATTACTGATGTTCTTTTTGTACCTGATATAGATCAGAACATGCTCAGTGTTGGTCAGCTTGGTGAAAAGAattattctgttattttttaaaagaataaatgtgTTGTATCTGATTCAACTGATCATGAGCTTATATCAGTTAAAATGAGTGATAGAAGCTTTGTTCTAAATTGGAACTTGATTTCCTTTAAAGCCTATTCTAGTTCAACTGATGGTACTAACTTGTGGCACAAAAGACTGGGGCATGTCAGTTACAAATCGCTTGATATGTTGTATAAGCATGGTTTGGTTAAGAACATGTCTGAAGTTGCTAAGCAAACTATAGTGTCCGAAGTATGTCAGTTTGGGAAGCAAGCAATACTTTCATTTCTGTCAATAAGGCATGGCAAGCTATTGAGAAGCTACATCTAGTTCACACTAATGTACACGGACTAATGAAGACTGCATCACTTAGCAATAGTAGGTACTTCATtttgtttattgatgattacaCTAGATATTGTTGGGTGTATTTTTTGAAGGCCAAGTCTGAAGTTTCTGAGGTTTTTTGGAAGTTCAAAGTTGCTGTTAAAAACCATGTTTGCTGCAAGCTAAGAATACTCAGGTCAGATAATGAGACTGAGTACACTTCTAAGAAGTTTCAATAGTTTTACAAAGATGCTAGTGTATGTGaaagaaataatataacaaTTATGGATATGTCAAGATGTTTGTTGTTAGAGAAGAAGCTACCAAACAAGCTGTGGGCTAAAGCTACGAACACCTCTATTTATTTGCTCAACAGATTGCCAACAAAAGTTGTGAAGTATATGACACCTATTGAAGGATGGTTTGGATTCAAGCCATTAGTGTCACACCTTAAGATATTTGATTGCTTATGCTACGCACTTATTCATACTATTAAAAGGAATAAGGTGGAAAGAAGAGTACAACCAAATATCTTTGTTGGTTGGGTGGGCcttgtttccttttctttgtGTAATATTTTAGAATCCATCCTCTCTTTATACATTGCAGAAATTGCAACTTTCGTGGCCCATCAATTCTTTTTTTCGTAGCCTGGTTATCTGGATTGAAGGGGAATTTTGATGTGCTGTTGTTACCTATGCCAATTCAAGAATGGGTAATGTATTGTTCGCCTGAAACACAAGATGGAACCTTCAGTGAGCTGCATTTTTTCAAGAAGTTGACAAGTGTCTTataaaagtatgataaaatattaaaaaataaatatttttaaaaatagacatatggcaattttttaaggttaattgtaaaataaaaaaaagtatattgtgtgtatcaaatattaacccatattatatatataagtgtgaattttaattttttttaaattaataaagttatgctatttaactatataattttattattcaatttaattaatatttataaatggaGTTAACATGATATCAATCTACTCcaagattaataaaatttaaatataaaactttaatttatttatttaaaatttcaatttgataattattctcgtttaaaataaaaataatttaatttaattagaatatagtGCTTAATCTACAATGAAAtcattaaggttttttttttgaggaaattaaatataagttttagacttttaaattaattgttttgataaaatttgttaggagaatatttttcaatatttaatcatttatggataaaattaaaataaataaatgtatgaaggaatgattatatataattttaaaatttttacaaaaactattaatataaaattataatagatttttttaaataacatattCTTTTAAGagaatattgtaattataatttatatatgtaattatatattttagtgaaGGCATTACATAATTCTAAaacagaaaataattaatttaatttttttgatagaGTGAAATAGCAATttgagaataaaagaatatgGCAAAATCTGAACCAATCGATAGATTTTAAATCGATCTACTTGATCCACTCGGGATGGAGTAGATCTTCCTAAAAAAAAATGGATGTGGGTGGGATGTAAtggattttttcttttggacAGTGTGAATGGAGTAGTTATGgtaattgcaaaaaaaatctatatattttatatttagatgTTGTTGtgaagaattatgtttaaatgtttacttgacttcaaaattatatttttttatagaacttgactttaaaaatattaatagtaagtagaaaatttaaatcaaaGCATAACAAGATAGGAGTGCAAATGGATGCATCCAAcatcaataaaagtaataaagatttttaaaattatacattcaTAGTGGAGTGGGACAGGTGGTGAAACAAAGCGTACCAATTATTCAACAATATTCCACCCACTCTATTATCAAAACCCACGTATTGTTAAATTGAAACCCAAACCATATCTAAATAATAgctataaaaaatacaataagctatcttctttttttctgaaaatattaaCTACATTAAAGACATTGAAAGGactaaacaataataaaactcaaatctataaataaagaaaatcacaGCCTAACTAGCCTAACGAAAAGGTCACAGGGGACCTAGCACAAGAGGCTACAAATGACCAACAAACACCGCAACCTTGCCCCACAATAGTCTTTGCCCATAACCACCAAGGAAAAGTGAAGCTTCCATTTGAGATTGTATGGCAACACAGGAGACCGAAAACCACTCAACCATGAAAGCCTTCGGTTGGCGTCACACAGCCTAAAACTGCTCTGCCAACTctcataaattttcaattatatatatatatatatattaagagttTGAATGAGTAGTGTCAACCACAAATTGaatactaaattgtaaaattactgaaaatttaatttaagaaaacaataaatattttatttttaagtcaaatatttttataaatttattacataattgTTTTACTCTATTACACTAATAttgcttttacttttcaagtttttactattatatatattgtatatattcATAAAGTATTTGCTAAGGTATAAAATAAGATTTCATCAAAGCACAGAAATCACATGACTGCAGATACATTGGACTactcaatatataaatagagCATTGAAAAGCTTGACTGCTGAAACTACTCTTCACTTTATTCTAATTCTGAGTCAGCTTATAAAAGCAAACACAAATTATTTATGGATCAAAATCTCTTCAAAACACTTACTGATAATAACCATGATACACCAGGCGAAACTAAGGACTTGGATAAACACTTAATAGTCTTTAAAACATCCCGTGAAGGGTTACAACATGCTATCCGTCCTGGCAGGCAGCCGGCGGAAGAAGTTAATCGGCACTGCTGGCAAGCGGTACCGGAATCTTGGGTGTCTCATTGCATAGAACCCTGCTAAGGCTGCTATCACTTGAAATGGTGTCACGAACAACACTATGGCTGCAATAAGGCAGAATGTAATAAAGATGGCAGTAGCACGAGGGTCTCGCCAGCTTAGCAGCGCCTGAAACCTCTCCCCTTGTGTTGCAATATCACCGATCACGGTCTGAATTCTACCGGCCACACTCCTCAACCGATCATACCTCATTCTGACCAGCTCCGGGCTCTTGCTTGTTGGAAAAGTATCGAATTCCTCGTCGAGTTCATCGGGGTGCACTGCCTCAGCTTGTGAAACCTTTGTGTTCATGTGAGGTGGATACCTTGGTCTATATCGGAAGTTCCACACCCCTATTAGAAACATGTAAAGGAAAACCGTAGGCAATATCAGTTCGGGGAGGCAAGCAAGCATTAGAAAGAGCACATGAACTAGAACTGTTGTGATAGGATTCTTCCACATGCAGATATCTCCAAACCATTTCCCAATAGCAAACAATCCAGAGAAAACTGTCATAAGCCTGAAGAAATTTGCTTTGCTTTTACGCATGCTCCAAAGGTGTGAGTCCACATCAGACATATACTCGATTACTTCCTTCCGAAGAGGAGGCTCTGCTCGACCTAAACGTGCTGCCACTATATTGACAGCTTGGTGGCGTAGCATGTCAAGTTGCATCACACTGAAGGGCCTTACATAGTGCATTTTAGGTAGTAGTGGTCGAGAATATTGGTAAAGCATGTTTACAAAAGATATACAAGTAAACCTTATTGCCAAATGCAATTCCCCCATCTTCTTAACTCCAGTAGGATGAAGAACCAACAAAGGATAAGAATGTGTGTAGACACGACCTGCTTCCAATGTGGAAATACGAATCCTAACCTTCCCAATCTTCAGGTCCTTGTTCCCATTTGAACCCTTTTCTCCAAGCTGGCTGTTGTCGAATACACCAACGGTGAGAACGGTTGCTGGATCAAATACTTCCCAAGTGTACTGCTCATTGTATTTTGGAGATAAATTGTCAACAAGGGTGCGAGTGCGGACCCATTTCTGACCATATTTTGCCACACAGTAGGTATCTGATGTTCCCCTCCCGTCTCGTGTTTTCATAGGATGGAGACCTACAGCATTTAAGATTCCAAGTTCCAGGACACCAATTGGTGGCCTCCAGAGTTGCTTTGCCGTTGGGCGGAGATCACTGCTGTAGTGAGTAGATTCATCAAGTACATGATATCCTCCATCTAAACAAACACGAAGATGGATGCGGCTAGAAAACTTCTCTTTCTTCAATTGATCTACATCAACAGCAACTGGCTTCTCAAGGTTGAACCAACGAGAATGAATCATTCGATCATCAGCACGCTTGTCTACAGTGTTCAATGGTATAATGACCCTCCCAATGATCTCATCTTTTCCAGGAGCCACACGATCCTCAACCGAAAGAACCAGATGATCTTCAAAGGGTTCAGCAGCAACAAACAGAAGATCCTCATTCCAGATGGCATTCAGAGTCCGAGCCTGACATGGCTTTGTTTTAAGAACCTGGTGGCCTATTTGTGCCTTAACATACACATCAGGGAAACGGTTTTTCTCTGTTGGCACAAGGTCTTGTGCCTCAACAATATTGACACGCACATACCACAACCGCGGTGAATGATATACTTTTGAACGTAGCACTGCGAATATAGCAGGTGAGCTATCAACTGGTGTAGCTGCATCAGAGTGCCACGCATCAGAAAAAGCCTCGTCTGCTTGAGTTCCTATCCAGACAGCAAGCATCAGCTCACCCTTTACCTTGTCTCCTTTCTTATCCTCAAGCCGGTACCACTGTGGAGCTAGAGGACTATCTGGTGGGACACGTAATGGGACCTCATTGATGTCGAACCTTACAACTCCAACAGTCTCATCTTTGACCATAGACTTGTCCTTGATTACAACTTCTAGAACAGAAGCTTGCATTCGATCCCTTGAAAAGGCGAATACCTGGTTCCACTCAGGATTTTGTTTCTTCTCAAAGTGCTTTGTTATGCCTTTGTAGTTCCCAACCTTTACTTCCACAAAGGGATCAATACCCCCGGTAACATCCACTGAAGGAAGTTCCCTAGCCTTGACAACCCTTACATAGAGAAAATGCATCCGCTCAACAAGATCATAAGTACTTGCAGTCTTGTCTGCGTGGATAACACGGCCCCCCACAACTCTTCCCCCTCCAAGAAAGGGACTGGTTTCTTTAAGTGCAAAATCAACTGGTTGTGCAGATGCTGCAGAATACATCCGGACGAGCTTTGGTGGAGGTGGTTCCGGTTTCATCTCATCGGCAATATGCTTTGGTACGTGATGATGATGACCAGCAGGATCAGaagaatgatgatgatgatgatgatgatcctGTTGGTGTAGATTTGGGTTGGGAAGATGATGAAAGGTGTGTCTGCTTGATTCAACTCTGTCATTCATGACCGAGCTTTGAACTGTTTGGGCATGGATACGAGTCACATGGGATTCATTAGTAGCCAAAGATTCAACAGCAGGTGCAGGGATTGAGGACTTTATAGATGGATCATCTGTAATATAAACTTTTAAGCCAAGCTCTCCTCTAACACGTGAAAATATACCACGCTTTTCCAAAGGGTAATGCAAGACAACAGCATCAGAGTAGGGAACAAATGAAGTCCCAGTTAGACAAACCTTACCGAGAAACGCTCTGGTGTTAGTACCTCTGATATTATTATAGACATAGGCTTCAAGAGTATGAAAATGGAGCATTGAAGGATCAGAGATGTTGAAATAAAAACTCTCATTCCAAACAGGATTGAGATCCTTTTCCTTGATAGTGGTACGGTACTTCTGACCATCAAAGTAGAGTTCCACAAAAGCACTGGATGAACCTTGCCCATCTTTAGGCAAAAGATTGTGGGCACTGACCACATCAACACCTAGCTTAAGGTTGCTCATCTGATGTTGTAAGAATGTGAGCTTGTATAAGGAAATATGGCTAAAGGTACCTGCAGCAGCAATAAGaaaatgttgttattattatcatctatGAACATCAGAAACAGAAATCGAAAACATTGCAGAGAATGGAAACAAAATCGCATGAAAAACTCATTGGCATTACTATTGAATGAGACTTATTGATTGTGATGGAATTTAATGTTACCTTAGGAAATTATCATACATTCACAGGAGCCTTCACTTTTCAGGGTAATGCAGGCACTGTTCACATAAGGAGAACATACAGGAGCAAAGAAAAATTGATCACAATAACCAAAACAAATGGGAAACCAATCAGATACAGTGAAACAAGGATGGGACTGGTTCATAGAAAACATGGCCCATTTAAATGTATTTTCagcttataattttttttcctgcaaaaaataaatgaagCCTCGGAAAATGGCGACTTTATAATAGCAATGCAAGAATTCCAAACACTTTGAGGGAAAAAGTTGGTGTTTTCGTATCTTCTTCCATGttcatgaattaattattaataaaaaaatattttcagattGCTAACCAaaaatatcaagtttaaaatattaatttgacttctaaaaagaagtaaataaacaaaaaaaagtcggtgctctttttgtttttttttaaagaaaacaaaagtgcATGAGCGAAGCTCCCTCGTAAGGGAAAATCTAAAAcatgaattatattatattaaaagaaaatgacgCGATTACTTTGCACTTTGCACATGATCATTCTGCACTGTTTAAGCTAAAGATCCTTACACCACGCTTACAACACATGAGTTTTTGCTCAGATTATACGCCATTAAACTATAGAATCTCAACACTGTCTTCATCCCCAACAACAAAAAgagtaaacaaaagaaaattggtTGTAAAGTAATAAAAGAACAACGAAAAGCTTTAACCGCTTAATCTCCAAATAAATAACTCAGTGCACACAGAAAAAGGAACAATGTAAAATTGCTAATTAATTCCCTCAGTTTTCTCGGCAACCAAACAGAggttaaatttaccattaagaaataaatttaccACTAAATGCGCGCAACAGATTAGAAAAAAAACTGAAGAAAATGAAGGTAAGGCCAATATTAGTTCTCTCGAGCTTCTCATTGAAATGCCGCCATTCaccaaaagaaaatcaaaactaatgataaaaaagaaattgaaattcaCCTGCTCTGAAATGTGAGCTGAGAGTAAGACGTCTTAAAACTTGAAACGTTTCAGAAAGAAATGGCAAGCTCGCTCCCTCGATCCGTCTACATAAAATTAACTTGGCATTTGCAATGCATTAAAGTTTCTGAGAAAAGTAAAAGAGAGGAGTTAATGAGTTATTGCAGGTTAAAGGCAATGCACGGTAATCGAGGACAGAGTGATACAggaagaagaaaacaacaatGCAGCCATTTgataaagaacaagaagaagaaaaaaaagagcaagTAGACGTCGTTTTCGATTCTGATTCGTcgtttttgactttttttaagACTTTCAATTGGGATTGATCATACgtacgaaaaaataaaacatatcaaaacttttaacattatattaatactaaaatttttaactttatcgAAACttctaacattttaattagaaattttgatatatattttttaccatAAGATTTtcgtaatttaattttatgaaggCCTGCGTTCTTCGGTGGGTACATCTTATCTTATATCTTGTGGTAGTGATACCAACCAGATCTGTAACACTGGCAGTACTATATTTGGAGGATTTCTTTTTTTGCCcagtattttttaaatttacaaatatttattttaataaacttaaCTTTATATTACAAGTCAATTAAATATCACctcaattgaaattttattaaaatatatttattttatcaagtaataaatattaatacaaaaatatttttgtttttcatttttaataaaataataaaatgatatataaactcgagacataaaattttaagcttttaaatTTATCTACACGTGGCTTGgttttaatataaaacttttataaatatattttatgtgcttttttttttttagtttgcaGATTTATCTTTGTTGTCCGCATAAGTTGTGATGGATAGATGACAATGTACGTTGTTGTTGAAACTCAACCAGTTAATAATAGTTTCTCTTAAAAAATGGGTGACTATTCGTCGacttcttaatttgtttctattttaagAGTATTACagattaataaatgatttcacagTCAATTTAGACTTGtgttgttttaaatattatatgtctttttttgttattttctattgtttaataagtctttACTTTTAGAAGTGTTTGTTTGTTCTTGTAAcacttttttgttttgttttttcaagtgattttagggatggTTTTGTTATTGTCTTAGCCAATTTGATGACTCTCAATTCTTTGGTCGATTTTTACCCATctctttaaatcattcaaagtCGATTTTCTTATCATATTAAGTGCTTACAATCACTCCAGATATATCGTACTTGAGTTATAACAAAGTCAATTGTCAACATGACATAATATTCTATTAATACTGAGgttgaaatatttattatgttaatGAAGCTTGTCTTTCACTTCTtataatgaataattatttattttttccacaAATTATATGATCTCATTCTTGGAATGAATTAATCAATTTTCCTTAAATTGCGTTCTAGTTTTCGTATACTCACCTAATGCTAATAGTTGGCCGGCAAATGGAAGtgctttcatttcttttgtagaaaattttggtagattatatgt
The Gossypium raimondii isolate GPD5lz chromosome 8, ASM2569854v1, whole genome shotgun sequence DNA segment above includes these coding regions:
- the LOC105792208 gene encoding FT-interacting protein 3, whose protein sequence is MSNLKLGVDVVSAHNLLPKDGQGSSSAFVELYFDGQKYRTTIKEKDLNPVWNESFYFNISDPSMLHFHTLEAYVYNNIRGTNTRAFLGKVCLTGTSFVPYSDAVVLHYPLEKRGIFSRVRGELGLKVYITDDPSIKSSIPAPAVESLATNESHVTRIHAQTVQSSVMNDRVESSRHTFHHLPNPNLHQQDHHHHHHHSSDPAGHHHHVPKHIADEMKPEPPPPKLVRMYSAASAQPVDFALKETSPFLGGGRVVGGRVIHADKTASTYDLVERMHFLYVRVVKARELPSVDVTGGIDPFVEVKVGNYKGITKHFEKKQNPEWNQVFAFSRDRMQASVLEVVIKDKSMVKDETVGVVRFDINEVPLRVPPDSPLAPQWYRLEDKKGDKVKGELMLAVWIGTQADEAFSDAWHSDAATPVDSSPAIFAVLRSKVYHSPRLWYVRVNIVEAQDLVPTEKNRFPDVYVKAQIGHQVLKTKPCQARTLNAIWNEDLLFVAAEPFEDHLVLSVEDRVAPGKDEIIGRVIIPLNTVDKRADDRMIHSRWFNLEKPVAVDVDQLKKEKFSSRIHLRVCLDGGYHVLDESTHYSSDLRPTAKQLWRPPIGVLELGILNAVGLHPMKTRDGRGTSDTYCVAKYGQKWVRTRTLVDNLSPKYNEQYTWEVFDPATVLTVGVFDNSQLGEKGSNGNKDLKIGKVRIRISTLEAGRVYTHSYPLLVLHPTGVKKMGELHLAIRFTCISFVNMLYQYSRPLLPKMHYVRPFSVMQLDMLRHQAVNIVAARLGRAEPPLRKEVIEYMSDVDSHLWSMRKSKANFFRLMTVFSGLFAIGKWFGDICMWKNPITTVLVHVLFLMLACLPELILPTVFLYMFLIGVWNFRYRPRYPPHMNTKVSQAEAVHPDELDEEFDTFPTSKSPELVRMRYDRLRSVAGRIQTVIGDIATQGERFQALLSWRDPRATAIFITFCLIAAIVLFVTPFQVIAALAGFYAMRHPRFRYRLPAVPINFFRRLPARTDSML